Sequence from the Bremerella volcania genome:
AAGCAGGCCATTCAGCGCCTGGCTGCTGGACTGAACTCGAAGTATCCCCTCGTTCGCGCGATGGCGTCGCAAGGGCTGGTTTCGCTCAAGGCTCCGCCCGCGCTGCTTAAAGAAGCCCTCAAGGATGACTTGAGCATGGCCGACGTGCCGGTCGTGCGTAACGCGCTGAACGTGTTGGCATCGATGGGCCCCGACGCGATTGAGCTGCTGACCGAAGCCTTGAAGCACCCGAGCGTTCAATACGACGCGATCCTGATCATTGGCGACATGGGCCCCAAGGGGGCGCCAGCCACCAGCGCGGTGGCCAAACTGATCGACAGCGACAACCTGCGGGTAGCCAACGAAGCGGTCGTGACGCTGGGTAAGATCGGCCCCGCTGCCAAGTCGGCCGTGCCGCAGCTGACCAAGGCGCTGGAAAAGGGTCAAGGATCGATCGCCCACAACGCGGCCCTGGCCCTGGGACGCATCGGCCCCGACGCGAAAGCCGCTCAGCCGAATCTCATTCAGGCGATGCAAGACGCCGAAGATCCAGGCTTGCGAATGCTGTGTGCTTGGGCGCTGGTCCACATCGACGCCGGTTCGCAGGCAACGCAAAAGGCCGTTGCCCCGATCGTGGATGAGGCCGCCAAGTCGGACAACCCGGTTCTGAAAAAGGCGGCAGACGAACTTCTGGCGAAGATGAAGGGGGCTGGCAACTAATCGTTGCCTGTAAGCTTTCCGCAA
This genomic interval carries:
- a CDS encoding HEAT repeat domain-containing protein, translated to MIRPATLFALAVLTAATWHSVAIAEDAPKPSVEALVEATASEDATVRREAIAKLVELQPGADVTIPLFTKLLEDSDPAVRLRVMNAIADAGPAAVPGLIEALKNDKAAFWACLILRELGPQAADAAPALAGLVENGQGEIRREALLALASMPKAAESYLPLITKSLADEQLEIAAIYTLGCIGKLPQEAADRLQANARGEGLLSLVSLWALARSNPADQELNKQAIQRLAAGLNSKYPLVRAMASQGLVSLKAPPALLKEALKDDLSMADVPVVRNALNVLASMGPDAIELLTEALKHPSVQYDAILIIGDMGPKGAPATSAVAKLIDSDNLRVANEAVVTLGKIGPAAKSAVPQLTKALEKGQGSIAHNAALALGRIGPDAKAAQPNLIQAMQDAEDPGLRMLCAWALVHIDAGSQATQKAVAPIVDEAAKSDNPVLKKAADELLAKMKGAGN